From a region of the Teredinibacter turnerae genome:
- the tnpB gene encoding IS66 family insertion sequence element accessory protein TnpB (TnpB, as the term is used for proteins encoded by IS66 family insertion elements, is considered an accessory protein, since TnpC, encoded by a neighboring gene, is a DDE family transposase.), with protein MIHWPDSIPIYLHRDPVDFRKAINGLAVIVSESMEQDVYSSALFVFCNKSRSQLKVLYWDQTGFALWQKRLERDKFKWPRKDRLSTITLTHEQWCWLLRGFDYRDFKPHHTLHFTDVA; from the coding sequence ATGATTCATTGGCCAGATTCTATCCCCATTTATCTGCACCGTGATCCCGTCGATTTCCGCAAGGCCATCAACGGGCTGGCGGTGATTGTGAGTGAATCGATGGAGCAGGATGTGTACAGCTCCGCGCTTTTCGTCTTCTGCAACAAAAGCCGGTCACAGCTTAAGGTGCTCTACTGGGATCAAACCGGCTTTGCACTCTGGCAAAAGCGTCTTGAGCGGGACAAGTTCAAATGGCCTCGCAAAGATCGGCTTTCCACTATTACGCTGACCCACGAACAGTGGTGCTGGTTGTTGCGGGGCTTTGATTACCGCGACTTTAAACCCCATCACACCCTACATTTTACCGACGTTGCTTAA
- a CDS encoding winged helix-turn-helix transcriptional regulator — MKRTDFSSELCSLAQTLNIVGEWWTWLIIRDIQLGVSNFGAIQTHLKISKKVLTDRLATLLEAEIIKAKEPGKPRSGYELTAKGLELTPIMRLMIQWGDKWIYDNQGPVTFVHNSCGHEARGTLVCDVCGEPMSSTDCTAHPNAELAQQWREYGLKVPER, encoded by the coding sequence GTGAAGAGAACAGACTTTAGCAGCGAGCTATGCTCACTCGCACAAACCCTGAATATCGTGGGAGAGTGGTGGACGTGGCTGATAATTCGGGACATCCAGCTCGGCGTTAGCAACTTTGGTGCGATCCAAACTCACCTGAAAATCTCCAAAAAGGTACTGACAGACCGGCTTGCGACCCTGTTAGAAGCAGAAATCATTAAAGCTAAAGAACCCGGCAAGCCACGCAGCGGCTACGAACTCACTGCAAAAGGCCTCGAGCTCACGCCAATTATGCGTTTGATGATTCAATGGGGGGATAAGTGGATCTACGACAATCAGGGCCCGGTGACCTTCGTCCACAATTCATGCGGTCATGAAGCACGTGGAACGCTGGTTTGCGATGTTTGCGGTGAACCCATGAGCAGTACCGATTGCACCGCACACCCGAACGCGGAGTTAGCACAACAATGGCGGGAATATGGGCTTAAGGTACCTGAGCGGTGA
- the tnpC gene encoding IS66 family transposase yields MSHVADLQKENDLLRKQLAAEKSVRVKHEAQIAALNEKIQLLLKQRFGASSEKSSPDQLGLFNEAEDVLAEDVAEAEPEATPVKGHTRTRKPRVSIPDHFPREEIIHDIPESEKVCPHDGSTLKNVGSDDHEQLDIVPATIKVIRHKRLKYACPCCEGHIVTAKKPKLPIEKSIASPGLLAFIAVQKYGDALPLYRQSEMFKRIGIELDRTNMANWMVTCGELVQPLINLLIEHLHKQTYLHLDETPLQVLDEPGKTAQSKSYMWVMAHDGEQPACIFHYADSRGQQIPLNLLGAENTAIMVDGYEGYQKACDDYGITRLGGWAHARRKFKEAQDLQKKGKTGKADQALAFIRRLYAIEKRIKDEPPDERFAIRHQEASPVLKKLKDWMEKSLHTVPPKTAVGKALVYLNNQWGRLVAYLEDGRYPMDNNAAERAIRPFTIGRKNWLFSKSQAGAKASANLYSLIETAKANKLNIYDYLTHVFKELPNAHSIEDFEALLPWNANLV; encoded by the coding sequence ATGAGTCACGTGGCTGATTTACAAAAAGAAAACGATTTATTGCGCAAGCAACTGGCCGCAGAGAAAAGTGTGCGCGTCAAACATGAAGCCCAAATTGCCGCTCTTAACGAAAAAATACAATTGCTTCTTAAACAACGCTTTGGCGCATCCAGCGAAAAAAGCTCACCCGATCAATTGGGCCTATTTAACGAAGCAGAAGATGTTCTGGCCGAGGACGTCGCGGAAGCAGAACCAGAAGCCACCCCGGTTAAAGGCCACACCCGTACACGAAAACCCCGCGTCAGCATTCCTGATCACTTTCCACGCGAGGAGATCATTCATGATATCCCCGAATCAGAGAAAGTCTGCCCGCACGATGGTAGCACGTTAAAAAATGTTGGCAGCGACGATCATGAACAGCTGGACATCGTTCCCGCAACGATCAAAGTCATCCGGCATAAGCGATTAAAGTATGCCTGCCCCTGCTGTGAGGGCCACATCGTTACAGCGAAGAAACCCAAACTACCTATCGAAAAAAGTATTGCCAGTCCCGGTTTACTCGCGTTTATCGCCGTACAGAAGTATGGCGATGCGTTGCCACTGTACCGCCAAAGCGAGATGTTCAAACGTATCGGTATCGAGTTGGATCGCACTAACATGGCTAACTGGATGGTGACATGTGGTGAGCTGGTCCAGCCCTTGATCAACCTGTTGATTGAGCATCTGCATAAGCAAACCTACCTTCACTTGGACGAAACGCCGCTACAAGTGCTGGATGAGCCGGGTAAAACCGCTCAGAGCAAAAGTTACATGTGGGTCATGGCACATGACGGTGAACAACCCGCCTGCATCTTCCATTACGCAGACAGTCGCGGCCAACAGATCCCGCTTAATCTGTTAGGTGCCGAAAACACCGCCATTATGGTTGATGGTTATGAGGGGTATCAAAAAGCCTGTGACGACTACGGTATCACGCGCTTAGGGGGCTGGGCGCATGCCCGGCGTAAGTTTAAAGAGGCGCAGGATCTCCAGAAAAAGGGAAAAACCGGCAAAGCGGATCAGGCACTCGCCTTTATACGGCGTCTTTATGCCATCGAAAAACGTATAAAAGACGAACCGCCCGATGAACGCTTTGCGATTCGACACCAAGAAGCTTCGCCTGTCCTCAAAAAACTCAAAGACTGGATGGAAAAGAGCCTCCACACTGTGCCACCAAAAACGGCGGTCGGCAAGGCGTTGGTGTATCTCAATAATCAGTGGGGCCGGCTGGTCGCCTATCTGGAGGACGGTCGATATCCGATGGATAACAACGCTGCTGAACGCGCCATCAGGCCATTTACCATTGGCCGTAAGAACTGGTTGTTTAGTAAAAGTCAGGCAGGGGCGAAAGCCAGCGCAAACCTCTATAGTCTAATCGAAACCGCTAAAGCTAATAAACTCAATATCTACGATTATTTAACTCACGTTTTTAAAGAGCTACCCAATGCGCATAGCATTGAGGATTTTGAAGCTTTATTACCTTGGAATGCCAACCTTGTGTAG
- a CDS encoding TorF family putative porin, translating to MKFSKKILAGAVAASLAMSAFAPMANAEVSASVGVASTYLWRGFELGSGTPAVSGSLDYSQGGFYAGVWGSSGDTTAGTEYDLYFGYGGEVGAFTYDVSLISYIYPTGQFSETEGVGDFMEAIISFGVGPVSLTYHDNIAGTSDDDIADGVNRYAFEEDYSYLNVSVALGDFSVAVGHHFEDADDAASSVTGDATHLDLSYAYNDNLSFTASAVVASDDGFEEADPTFVVSYSLPIE from the coding sequence ATGAAATTTTCTAAAAAGATCCTGGCAGGTGCTGTTGCAGCTTCTTTGGCAATGAGCGCGTTCGCTCCTATGGCGAATGCTGAGGTTTCTGCTTCAGTCGGCGTCGCTAGTACTTATCTGTGGCGTGGTTTTGAGCTGGGTTCTGGTACTCCAGCGGTTTCAGGTTCTCTCGATTACTCACAGGGTGGTTTCTACGCTGGCGTTTGGGGTTCTTCCGGTGACACTACTGCTGGAACCGAATATGACCTGTACTTTGGTTACGGTGGTGAAGTAGGTGCGTTCACTTACGATGTTTCTCTTATTTCATACATTTACCCTACTGGGCAATTTTCCGAGACAGAAGGTGTCGGCGACTTCATGGAGGCGATCATTTCGTTCGGTGTTGGCCCTGTAAGTCTGACCTACCACGATAACATCGCTGGTACTAGCGACGACGATATTGCAGATGGCGTTAACCGTTATGCATTCGAAGAAGATTATAGTTACCTCAATGTTTCTGTCGCTCTTGGAGATTTCTCAGTTGCGGTTGGTCACCACTTTGAGGACGCTGATGACGCGGCGAGCTCGGTAACTGGTGACGCAACGCATTTGGATCTCTCGTATGCATACAACGACAACTTGTCGTTTACTGCTAGCGCGGTCGTAGCTTCTGATGATGGTTTTGAAGAAGCTGATCCAACTTTTGTTGTTTCCTACAGCTTGCCTATCGAGTAA
- a CDS encoding ammonium transporter, with protein sequence MENVLYEMQYAMDTFYFLVCGALVMWMAAGFAMLESGLVRAKNTTEILTKNVALFAIACTMYLICGYDFMYGGGWFLSGVTTVAGMDDATVAGVVKGVADFNAGVEDAGLQYSGASDFFFQVVFVATAMSIVSGAVAERMKLWAFLVFAVFMTGVIYPLEGGWTWGGNAVFGLYELSYSDYAGSGIVHLAGAAAALAGVLVLGPRKGKYGPNGEVNAIPGANLPLAALGMFILWMGWFGFNGGSTLQLSGVGVANEVANVFVNTNAAACGGLIAALIVARIIFGKADLTMAINGALAGLVAITAEPADPTALMSTIIGAVGGVLVVFAILFLDKLKIDDPVGAISVHGVVGIWGIFAVLISDSDATFVGQLVGMLTIFVWVFVASLVVWIGIKAIMGVRVSEEEEFDGVDLSECGMEAYPEFSGTSK encoded by the coding sequence ATGGAAAATGTTCTTTATGAAATGCAGTACGCCATGGACACCTTTTATTTTTTGGTGTGTGGCGCGCTGGTAATGTGGATGGCCGCGGGTTTTGCGATGTTGGAATCCGGGCTTGTTCGCGCTAAAAATACAACAGAAATTCTTACAAAAAACGTTGCGCTTTTCGCTATCGCTTGCACCATGTACCTGATCTGCGGGTACGACTTTATGTACGGTGGTGGTTGGTTCCTCAGCGGTGTTACTACCGTTGCCGGTATGGACGACGCAACAGTTGCTGGCGTTGTTAAAGGTGTTGCAGACTTTAATGCGGGTGTTGAAGACGCCGGCTTGCAATACTCTGGTGCTTCCGACTTTTTCTTCCAGGTAGTGTTTGTTGCTACTGCAATGTCCATTGTGTCTGGTGCCGTTGCTGAGCGCATGAAGCTCTGGGCATTTCTGGTTTTCGCTGTTTTCATGACTGGTGTTATCTACCCACTGGAAGGTGGCTGGACTTGGGGTGGCAATGCAGTATTTGGTCTGTACGAATTGAGTTATTCTGACTACGCGGGTTCCGGTATTGTTCACTTGGCGGGTGCCGCTGCTGCGCTTGCTGGCGTGTTGGTACTTGGTCCACGTAAAGGCAAATACGGCCCTAACGGTGAAGTTAACGCGATTCCAGGTGCTAACCTGCCGCTGGCTGCGCTGGGTATGTTTATCCTGTGGATGGGATGGTTCGGCTTCAACGGCGGTTCCACGCTGCAATTGTCTGGCGTAGGTGTTGCCAACGAAGTCGCTAACGTGTTCGTTAATACCAATGCTGCTGCTTGTGGTGGTCTGATTGCTGCGCTCATCGTAGCTCGCATCATCTTCGGCAAAGCTGACCTGACCATGGCCATCAACGGTGCTTTGGCTGGCCTGGTGGCAATTACTGCAGAACCTGCCGACCCCACTGCGTTGATGTCTACCATCATCGGTGCTGTTGGTGGCGTGTTGGTTGTCTTCGCTATCCTGTTCCTCGACAAATTGAAAATCGATGACCCCGTTGGTGCGATTTCTGTTCACGGTGTTGTCGGTATCTGGGGTATCTTCGCAGTACTGATTTCTGACTCAGACGCTACTTTCGTTGGTCAGCTGGTCGGTATGTTAACCATCTTTGTATGGGTATTCGTTGCCAGCCTGGTTGTTTGGATCGGTATCAAAGCAATCATGGGCGTTCGTGTCAGCGAAGAGGAAGAATTCGACGGTGTCGACCTGTCCGAATGTGGTATGGAAGCTTACCCAGAGTTTTCGGGTACTTCAAAGTAA
- a CDS encoding beta-ketoacyl synthase N-terminal-like domain-containing protein, producing the protein MFQRRVVITGWGIVSPIGNSPEAVANSLKHSHSGIVSMPEYAALGMRSQVAGLAHTERCEDIPPKLRRFMGLEAQLGWVAVQDALASAGIDESLLHSERTGLIMGSGGASTKDIVEAADLLREKGIRKVGPYRVTATMTNTVSACLSTAMGIRGLNFSIASACATSAHSIGLAAQMVAWGEQDVVIAGGAEAEHWAQSSLFDAMKAMSSTYNDMPEKASRAYDKSRDGFVIANGAGALIVESLEHALARGGANIIAEITGYGTASDGASMVAPSGEGSERAMRTAVEMHAAVREAPIDYINTHATSTPVGDAIEVAAMQRVFGDSLPAFSSTKSLTGHSLGAAGVHEAIYSLIMLQQGFMAAAANIDELDPEFEGLPLVREHTDVPMASVMSNSFGFGGTNVSLIFSNYADAGQ; encoded by the coding sequence ATGTTTCAAAGGCGCGTTGTCATCACCGGTTGGGGTATTGTATCGCCAATCGGGAATTCCCCCGAGGCGGTTGCAAACAGTTTGAAACACAGTCACAGCGGAATTGTCAGCATGCCGGAATACGCGGCGCTGGGAATGCGGTCGCAAGTAGCTGGCCTGGCACACACCGAGCGCTGTGAGGATATTCCACCAAAGTTGCGCCGGTTTATGGGACTGGAAGCACAGCTTGGCTGGGTGGCTGTTCAGGACGCGTTGGCCTCGGCCGGCATTGATGAGTCGTTATTGCACAGCGAGCGTACGGGGCTGATTATGGGCTCCGGTGGCGCCTCCACCAAAGATATTGTCGAAGCCGCCGATCTTTTGCGCGAAAAAGGTATTCGCAAAGTTGGGCCATACCGGGTAACCGCGACCATGACGAATACTGTCTCTGCGTGCTTGAGTACAGCTATGGGTATTCGCGGACTGAATTTTAGTATCGCATCGGCTTGCGCGACGTCCGCACATTCAATTGGGCTTGCCGCACAAATGGTGGCCTGGGGAGAGCAGGATGTGGTTATTGCCGGTGGCGCAGAAGCTGAACACTGGGCACAGTCCAGTTTGTTCGATGCAATGAAAGCCATGTCGTCCACGTACAACGACATGCCGGAGAAGGCGAGTCGCGCCTATGATAAATCTCGCGATGGATTTGTGATTGCAAATGGCGCCGGTGCGCTGATTGTGGAATCGTTGGAACATGCGCTGGCGCGTGGTGGGGCGAATATTATTGCCGAGATTACCGGCTACGGTACGGCGTCGGATGGTGCGAGTATGGTTGCGCCATCAGGGGAGGGCTCCGAGCGTGCAATGCGCACTGCGGTGGAAATGCATGCTGCTGTGCGCGAAGCACCGATCGATTACATCAACACGCATGCGACCAGTACGCCTGTAGGTGATGCCATTGAAGTGGCGGCTATGCAGCGGGTGTTTGGCGACAGCTTGCCAGCGTTTAGCAGCACGAAGTCCTTAACCGGCCATAGCCTGGGGGCAGCCGGTGTGCACGAAGCCATTTACTCGCTCATTATGCTGCAGCAGGGGTTTATGGCTGCTGCGGCAAATATAGACGAACTTGATCCCGAATTTGAAGGTCTCCCTTTAGTGCGCGAACACACCGACGTGCCGATGGCGAGTGTTATGAGTAACAGTTTTGGATTTGGCGGCACCAACGTCAGCCTGATTTTTTCTAACTATGCGGATGCTGGCCAATAG
- a CDS encoding P-II family nitrogen regulator has translation MKLITAVIKPFKLDDVRNALSEIGVQGMTVTEVKGFGRQKGHTELYRGAEYVIDFLPKVKLELVLGDDVVDQAVEAITKAAQTGKIGDGKIFITNCEDVIRIRTGETGPDAV, from the coding sequence ATGAAACTAATCACTGCAGTAATCAAACCTTTCAAGCTTGACGACGTCCGCAATGCGCTGTCGGAAATTGGTGTTCAGGGCATGACCGTAACGGAGGTGAAGGGTTTTGGTCGGCAAAAAGGGCACACGGAGTTATACCGTGGCGCTGAATATGTAATCGACTTTTTGCCCAAAGTAAAATTGGAGCTGGTGCTGGGCGACGATGTGGTCGACCAGGCTGTTGAAGCGATCACCAAGGCCGCACAAACTGGCAAAATTGGCGATGGCAAGATCTTCATCACCAATTGCGAAGACGTTATTCGCATTCGCACTGGCGAAACCGGCCCCGACGCAGTTTAA
- the lysA gene encoding diaminopimelate decarboxylase has product MAHFSYNDNQLTVESCPLSAIADTYDTPCYVYSRASIEQAYQAYASALGAHPGMICYAVKANSSLAVLQVLAQQGAGFDIVSQGELQRVLAAGGSADRVIFSGVGKKADEMRFALQQQIACFNVESAAELETLAQVAQAMGTVARVSLRVNPDVDANTHPYISTGLKENKFGVDIQTALDVYRRAASLDGIDVVGIDCHIGSQLTQLAPFMDALDRVLALMDQLADEGITIRHLDLGGGLGVTYNNEQPPSPADYVGQVIAKLGDRSVALMFEPGRSIVANAGVLLTQVLYLKPTEHKNFAIIDAAMNDNIRPSLYQAWQRVLPVIAPEESEPTQQWDLVGPVCETGDWLAKDRELALHEGSVLALMSSGAYGFTMSSNYNSRNRAAEVMVDGDRHHLIRARETFADLVRGEQLLGSEDPS; this is encoded by the coding sequence ATGGCGCACTTCAGTTACAACGATAATCAGCTCACGGTGGAGAGTTGCCCGCTCTCCGCGATCGCCGATACTTACGACACACCCTGCTACGTGTACAGCCGCGCATCCATTGAACAAGCCTACCAGGCCTACGCCAGTGCGCTCGGCGCGCACCCAGGCATGATCTGTTACGCGGTCAAGGCCAATTCGAGCCTCGCGGTGCTTCAGGTGCTTGCGCAACAAGGCGCGGGTTTTGATATCGTTTCTCAGGGTGAGCTTCAGCGGGTACTCGCCGCCGGCGGTAGCGCCGATCGTGTGATTTTCTCCGGTGTAGGTAAAAAAGCTGACGAAATGCGCTTCGCGCTACAACAGCAGATAGCCTGCTTTAACGTGGAATCCGCAGCAGAACTGGAAACGCTTGCGCAGGTCGCGCAAGCAATGGGTACCGTCGCCCGCGTATCGCTGCGGGTGAACCCAGACGTGGATGCCAACACCCACCCTTATATTTCCACCGGCCTGAAAGAAAACAAATTTGGCGTTGATATCCAAACAGCACTCGACGTCTACCGCCGGGCGGCCAGCCTGGATGGGATCGACGTGGTTGGGATCGATTGTCATATCGGCTCCCAGTTAACCCAGCTAGCCCCCTTTATGGATGCCCTGGACCGTGTCCTGGCACTGATGGATCAGCTCGCGGACGAAGGCATCACTATCCGCCATCTGGATCTCGGTGGCGGCCTGGGCGTGACCTATAACAACGAGCAGCCACCTTCACCCGCAGATTACGTCGGGCAGGTTATCGCCAAGCTCGGCGATCGCTCGGTCGCACTGATGTTCGAGCCTGGGCGCTCAATCGTCGCGAACGCCGGCGTATTACTCACCCAAGTGCTTTACTTAAAACCAACTGAGCACAAAAATTTCGCGATAATTGATGCTGCGATGAACGATAACATCCGCCCTTCGCTTTACCAGGCGTGGCAGCGCGTACTTCCCGTGATTGCGCCTGAAGAGAGTGAACCCACCCAACAATGGGATCTGGTTGGCCCTGTGTGCGAAACCGGAGACTGGCTGGCCAAGGATCGCGAACTGGCGCTCCACGAGGGCAGCGTGCTTGCTTTAATGTCCAGTGGCGCTTACGGGTTCACTATGAGCTCCAATTACAACAGCCGTAATCGCGCCGCCGAAGTCATGGTCGACGGCGATCGGCATCACCTTATTCGCGCCCGCGAAACCTTTGCCGATTTGGTTCGCGGTGAGCAGCTATTAGGTAGCGAGGACCCTAGCTGA
- the tnpA gene encoding IS66 family insertion sequence element accessory protein TnpA, which translates to MPNKKYNWPQLFSDYEQSGLSQTEFCKQHEINPKYFSLKLSKRKASEGSPFAKAIVQAEVEYTTSLVLHIGHCKILCPSTMPIPSFVALVKALA; encoded by the coding sequence ATGCCCAACAAAAAGTACAACTGGCCCCAGCTCTTTTCTGACTATGAGCAATCAGGCCTGTCGCAAACAGAATTCTGTAAACAGCACGAAATCAATCCGAAGTACTTCAGCTTGAAGCTTTCAAAGCGCAAAGCCTCTGAGGGCAGCCCTTTCGCGAAAGCGATTGTACAAGCAGAGGTTGAATACACGACCAGCTTGGTTTTACACATCGGCCATTGTAAAATTCTGTGCCCCAGCACCATGCCAATTCCCTCATTCGTCGCTCTGGTAAAAGCGCTGGCATGA
- the glnK gene encoding P-II family nitrogen regulator: MKLITAVIKPFKLDAVREALSEIGVQGITVTEVKGFGRQKGHTELYRGAEYVVDFLPKTKLEVAVADDQLDSVVEAISKAAHSGKIGDGKIFVSTLDQVVRIRTGESGEEAL; the protein is encoded by the coding sequence ATGAAATTAATTACTGCCGTCATCAAGCCTTTTAAGCTGGACGCTGTTCGCGAGGCTTTATCAGAAATCGGTGTGCAAGGTATCACCGTGACCGAAGTGAAAGGTTTCGGTCGCCAGAAAGGCCACACTGAGCTGTATCGCGGCGCAGAATACGTTGTTGATTTTCTGCCTAAGACCAAACTGGAAGTAGCAGTAGCCGACGACCAACTGGACTCTGTTGTAGAAGCTATCAGTAAAGCAGCTCACAGCGGAAAAATTGGTGATGGAAAAATCTTTGTATCCACCCTGGACCAAGTTGTGCGCATCCGTACCGGTGAATCCGGTGAAGAAGCACTGTAA
- a CDS encoding DUF484 family protein: MSESITDKKERLTEKQVAHYLKTNLDFFNRHLDLLSELQLPHESGKAVSLVERQVAVLRERNMDMRHRLSQLLDNARENDRLFDKTKRLVLALLECNDLGDVVDALYYSFDKEFQIHYTRLIIFGNSSTPASAARIASVYDARDYIGKRLKSMNTVSGGLDVKECQFLFDDDAPQVGSAAVAILQHGSPLGVLAIGNQDPNYYRSSMGTLFLGYIAEVLNRLLPKYLQG, from the coding sequence ATGAGCGAGTCCATTACGGATAAAAAAGAGCGCCTCACTGAAAAGCAGGTCGCCCACTACTTAAAAACCAATCTCGATTTTTTTAATCGACATCTCGATTTGCTCAGCGAGCTTCAACTTCCGCATGAAAGCGGCAAGGCCGTGTCGCTGGTGGAACGCCAGGTCGCTGTGCTCCGCGAGCGCAATATGGATATGCGTCACCGCCTCAGCCAGTTACTGGATAACGCCCGTGAGAACGACCGCTTGTTCGACAAGACCAAGCGGCTGGTGCTGGCCCTGCTCGAATGCAACGATCTTGGCGATGTGGTAGACGCCCTCTACTACAGCTTCGACAAAGAGTTTCAAATCCACTATACCCGCCTGATCATCTTCGGCAACAGCAGCACACCCGCCAGCGCCGCTCGTATCGCATCCGTGTACGACGCCCGCGACTATATTGGCAAACGCCTGAAGTCGATGAACACAGTCAGTGGTGGTCTCGATGTGAAAGAGTGCCAGTTCCTGTTCGACGACGATGCTCCTCAGGTTGGGAGTGCCGCCGTCGCCATATTGCAACACGGCTCTCCGCTTGGGGTACTCGCTATTGGCAACCAGGATCCAAACTACTACCGCTCAAGCATGGGAACGCTGTTTTTGGGTTATATCGCGGAAGTACTCAATCGCTTACTTCCCAAGTATTTGCAGGGTTAA
- the dapF gene encoding diaminopimelate epimerase — protein MRLRFTKMHGLGNDFVMIDAISQKVTITPERARKLADRHFGVGCDQVLIVESPDHPDADFRYRIFNNDGSEVENCGNGARCFAVFVRQRQLTAKSDIVVETAAGLLRLHVLDDNQVTVNMGVPVLSPAQIPFVTSHQQPEYPLQLDNMEITIGAVSMGNPHAVTLVDNLASFPVKTLGAQIENHAQFPNRVNAGFMELISRQEVKLRVFERGAGETLACGTGACAAVVSGIIRGLLDATVTVHLPGGSLSITWEGAEKPVMMTGPAKAVFHGQVKL, from the coding sequence ATGCGTTTGCGGTTCACCAAAATGCATGGTCTGGGCAACGATTTTGTGATGATCGATGCTATCAGCCAGAAAGTCACCATAACACCGGAGCGCGCCCGCAAGCTGGCTGACCGCCACTTTGGCGTCGGTTGCGATCAGGTACTGATTGTTGAGTCTCCAGACCATCCAGACGCGGACTTTCGTTACCGTATATTCAATAACGATGGCAGCGAAGTAGAAAACTGTGGCAATGGCGCTCGCTGTTTTGCGGTATTTGTGCGGCAGCGACAACTGACAGCAAAGTCAGACATTGTCGTGGAGACAGCGGCAGGGCTGTTGAGACTGCACGTGCTTGACGACAACCAGGTCACCGTCAATATGGGCGTCCCCGTTTTGTCACCTGCGCAAATTCCGTTTGTGACGTCGCATCAGCAGCCCGAATATCCGCTCCAGCTGGACAACATGGAAATCACCATAGGCGCTGTATCCATGGGTAATCCGCATGCGGTCACACTCGTGGACAACCTGGCCAGCTTCCCGGTAAAAACCCTCGGGGCACAGATTGAAAATCACGCGCAGTTTCCAAACCGCGTTAACGCCGGCTTTATGGAGTTAATATCCCGTCAGGAGGTTAAGCTCCGGGTATTTGAACGCGGCGCCGGCGAAACGCTCGCTTGCGGTACAGGAGCCTGCGCTGCAGTCGTCAGCGGCATTATCCGCGGGTTGCTCGACGCTACAGTCACCGTTCATCTCCCCGGTGGCAGCCTCAGCATCACATGGGAGGGCGCAGAAAAGCCTGTTATGATGACGGGGCCAGCCAAAGCTGTATTTCATGGACAGGTTAAACTATGA
- a CDS encoding zinc-dependent metalloprotease family protein gives MLKRLLRSALTGITLASLFAFGSPALSQTVNLSVLVLYGKNFEENNDPNTWITNAINFTNATYINSGMNTRLTVVKKQQFDLSTEYVGERVLIDLIENRDVWSIQNLYRPDITIYVGEESTDWCGWAKFPQHVAIGGRPLQPTSEFMAVASTGWQCGPETFAHELGHVLGAGHGQVSISGSEVLFGFITFDWTETWHRGHPISSSVGHGIFNQFRTIMAYDDVYGTAPRIAQISNPEVTFSGLPTGQSSRNAAAGMDEIAHDYVQFNSACYPSSLTKDKWGRVTGRKCEKDLNCTRWTSVGGRARSCIAWNPN, from the coding sequence ATGCTCAAAAGATTACTTAGATCTGCATTAACCGGCATAACACTTGCCTCACTCTTCGCATTTGGCTCGCCCGCCCTAAGCCAAACAGTAAATTTATCAGTATTAGTACTATATGGAAAAAATTTCGAGGAGAACAACGATCCAAACACATGGATAACTAACGCAATAAATTTTACAAACGCCACTTACATCAACAGCGGTATGAATACGCGTCTCACTGTTGTCAAAAAGCAACAATTCGATTTATCCACTGAATATGTCGGAGAGCGGGTTCTTATTGATCTAATTGAAAACCGAGATGTGTGGAGCATTCAAAATTTATATCGACCAGACATCACAATTTATGTCGGCGAAGAATCTACTGATTGGTGTGGTTGGGCTAAATTCCCACAACATGTTGCTATTGGAGGGCGCCCCTTACAACCCACATCAGAATTTATGGCAGTCGCAAGTACCGGATGGCAATGCGGGCCGGAGACGTTCGCGCATGAACTGGGGCATGTTCTCGGCGCGGGTCATGGTCAGGTATCTATATCGGGCAGTGAGGTATTGTTTGGATTTATAACATTTGATTGGACTGAAACCTGGCACAGAGGACATCCAATTTCGTCATCTGTAGGCCACGGAATATTTAATCAGTTCCGTACAATTATGGCCTACGATGACGTTTATGGTACAGCACCACGCATAGCACAAATCTCAAATCCTGAAGTTACTTTTTCAGGCTTGCCGACAGGGCAAAGCAGTAGAAACGCAGCTGCGGGGATGGATGAGATAGCCCATGATTACGTACAATTCAACTCCGCGTGCTATCCATCAAGCCTTACCAAGGACAAATGGGGAAGGGTTACCGGTCGAAAATGTGAGAAAGACTTAAACTGTACACGTTGGACCTCAGTCGGAGGCCGAGCACGCAGCTGCATTGCATGGAATCCAAATTAA